The Gloeomargarita lithophora Alchichica-D10 genomic sequence AATATCTGCGGTTTGGGCAATGGTTTCTGGTGCTGGAGCCGGAACTGTAGGGATAACTTCCGGTTCCGGGGTAGCAATGGTCGGTTCTGGGGGGCTAACCGGCGATAGCTCTTGGGGATTGCACTCCCGTCCAGGGGCAAAAAATGTCTCGGTAATCTGACAAATCAGTTGATAAATTTTTTCCTGGGTGGATGAACGGTAATTGACAATCACCGAATCGGTTACAGCACTGATCCGCACCGTTTCCACCATTGGCGTGGCTTTCACCTGGGTTTCTAAAATAACCTTGAGATCAGGGTTGGTGTGTAAACGAGGCACCCGAATCCGCAAGCGACCAGAGATACCATGGACAATTTCTGGTTGGTGCAACGGGTTGGTCATCAGTGACATCGGCATTAACCTATTTCAGGAGATTAGCAGAATTTGACTTTCAGAAATGATCTTGCCCTTTACTATAGCACTACATTTTATTATTCTCTAGGGGGGATAAGTTCATGGGAAAATCACCTGTTTTTAGAGAAATTTCCCCCACAATGCCCCGGCAATTATCCCGATTGGTACAACCCATGTCCCAGCGTTGGTTAAGTTTAGATGTGTTTCGGGGCATGACGATGGCCGCCATGATTCTGGTGAATAACCCCGGCAGTTGGGCTTATGTATTACCGCCTTTGCGTCATGCCCAGTGGCATGGATGTACCCCTACGGATTTGATTTTTCCGTTTTTTCTGTTCATTATGGGGGCGGCATTACCTCTGGCTACGCGGCGGCGGGTCAATCTGGGACGGATATTGCGGCGCACACTTGCGTTAATCGCTTTGGGTTTACTGCTCAACGGGTTTCCCGCCTACGACTGGGAACGGCTGCGTCTGCTGGGGGTACTGCAACGGATTGGCTTGTGTTACCTGGGCGCAATGTTGATCCTGCATCATACTCGCCCTTGGTTGCGGCGTAGCCTCATGGCAATCATATTACTTTGTTATGCGTTTTTACTAACTGCAGCACCCGTGCCGGGGGTGGGAATTGACCCGCTTACTGCGACGGGAAATTGGGGGGCGTGGTTGGATCGTTGGCTTTTGGGGACGCAACATTTGTACCCATTGGCGCCATTTTCTGGTCAGGGT encodes the following:
- a CDS encoding HMA2 domain-containing protein, which translates into the protein MSLMTNPLHQPEIVHGISGRLRIRVPRLHTNPDLKVILETQVKATPMVETVRISAVTDSVIVNYRSSTQEKIYQLICQITETFFAPGRECNPQELSPVSPPEPTIATPEPEVIPTVPAPAPETIAQTADIKPKPVVTDSAPETIESSAPETTDTPLPELLDPEPAEAESEPVPEAPVPIIEDGIDEVASPVSDQPDIPAATTPPATKSPRRTNSTPRKPRTRKKPEPPLNS
- a CDS encoding acyltransferase family protein, coding for MPRQLSRLVQPMSQRWLSLDVFRGMTMAAMILVNNPGSWAYVLPPLRHAQWHGCTPTDLIFPFFLFIMGAALPLATRRRVNLGRILRRTLALIALGLLLNGFPAYDWERLRLLGVLQRIGLCYLGAMLILHHTRPWLRRSLMAIILLCYAFLLTAAPVPGVGIDPLTATGNWGAWLDRWLLGTQHLYPLAPFSGQGDPESLLGTLPATVTVLLGAESGGWLQRGGSPKTLAWGGLVLLGLGYGWQAVLPWNKPLWTSSYVLWSGGWAVLALAGLHQWIELWGRRGWCWPWLVFGRNAILLFVGAGLLGRSLRFYRVGEIPLVGL